GGCGCACTGGGTGCGGCGGTCGGTATCGGCATCCTCGGCGGCCGTTTCCTGGAAGGTGCCGCCCGCCAGCCCGAGCTGATCCCGATGCTGCGCACCCAGTTCTTCATCGTCATGGGTCTGGTCGACGCCGTGCCGATGATCGCCGTCGGTCTGGCGCTGTACGTGCTGTTCGCCGTTGCGGGTGGCTGATCACGAAGCCGGTCAAGACCGCTTCGAATCCGTGACAAGCCCGTAACCACGAGGTGACGAAATGAATTTCAATGCAACCCTCATCGGCCAGATGATCGCATTCGTCGTCTTCGTGTGGTTCTGCATGAAGTACGTGTGGCCACCGATGATGAAGGCACTGGACGAGCGCAAGAAGACCATCGCCGATGGTCTGGCCGCCGCCGAGCGGGGGCAGCGCGAGCAGGAGCTGGCCGAGGAACGCGCCAAGGAGGCGCTGGTTGAAGCCAAGCAGCAGGCCCAGGAAATCATCTCCCGAGCCGAGAAGCGTGCGTCCGAAATC
This sequence is a window from Thiohalobacter thiocyanaticus. Protein-coding genes within it:
- a CDS encoding F0F1 ATP synthase subunit B, which produces MNFNATLIGQMIAFVVFVWFCMKYVWPPMMKALDERKKTIADGLAAAERGQREQELAEERAKEALVEAKQQAQEIISRAEKRASEIVEEAKADARTEGERMIAAARNELDQELNRVKEQLRSQVAAIAVSGAEKVLEREVDEKTHDELLSKLAAQI
- the atpE gene encoding F0F1 ATP synthase subunit C; this translates as MESALLYIAGALMMGLGALGAAVGIGILGGRFLEGAARQPELIPMLRTQFFIVMGLVDAVPMIAVGLALYVLFAVAGG